In a genomic window of Rhopalosiphum maidis isolate BTI-1 chromosome 4, ASM367621v3, whole genome shotgun sequence:
- the LOC113556548 gene encoding synaptotagmin-4-like isoform X2 produces MPATGFVSQDPVAEKTEHSDLFANYGTTEILYTGGCAAIVFGILIVACHICAKKKLLWFKNKSKLPTAASEPHLAFYHRKPTTAVKAVKNPAGSHYLKKSPSPTGSKTPVGDGSISPTGSEKTSRHSPTISPTCEQKTVQPPTHTLSVVHENEIDNKLSSKNNQQQTETGPNDTPGKMGVLFFKLRYKKDKKVLLVNINKCMDLTPKEKNSGTSDPYVKLQLLPDKEHKVKTRVLRKTRNPVYDEDFTFFGIQTNKLQSMTLHFAILSFDRYSRDSLIGEVFFTLNEKDVLESIEKEQVSIQKDIVLRSVKSQIANRGELLVSLCWQPATRRVTVVVLKARNLPKMDLTGLADPFVKINFLVDGTRISKKRTHMKKRTLNPVYNESFVFDLPSTVVDLHNVCIEFCVFDHDRVTKNEIIGRVLMGHPDNPSVTAERHWKEVMNAPRRQIADWHKLVV; encoded by the exons ATGCCTGCCACGGGATTCGTGAGTCAAGACCCTGTGGCCGAGAAAACCGAACACAGTGATCTGTTCGCAA ATTATGGAACGACTGAAATTTTGTATACTGGAGGATGTGCAGCTATAGTATTCGGAATTTTGATTGTCGCATGCCATATTTGCGCTAAGAAAAAACTGTTatggtttaaaaacaaaagtaaacTACCGACTGCAGCTTCAGAACCACATTTAGCGTTTTATCATCGAAAGCCGACCACAGCCGTAAAGGCTGTTAAAAACCCAGCTGGATcacattatttgaaaaaaagccCAAGTCCTACAGGCAGCAAAACAcctgtt ggCGATGGAAGTATAAGCCCTACTGGATCAGAGAAAACGTCTAGACATTCACCAACTATAAGTCCGACTTGCGAACAAAAAACTGTGCAGCCACCTACACATACGTTGTc cgtTGTACATGAGAATGAAATAGATAATAAGTTATCATCGAAAAATAATCAGCAACAAACAGAAACTGGCCCAAATGATACACCTGGTAAAATGGGAGTACTTTTCTTCAAACTTCG gtataaaaaagacaaaaaaGTTCTTTTGGTCAATATAAACAAATGCATGGACTTAACACCTAAAGAGAAAAATTCCGGCACTAGTGATCCTTATGTAAAACTGCAATTATTGCCTGATAAGGAACATAAAGTTAAGACACGAGTATTGAGGAAAACAAGGAATCCAGTGTATGACGAAGACTTTACATTCTTTGGAATTCAAACTAATAAACTTCAA TCTATGACATTGCATTTCGCCATACTGAGTTTTGATCGTTACTCCAGAGACAGCTTGATTGGTGAAGTTTTCTTTACCTTGAATGAAAAAGATGTATTAGAATCAATTGAAAAAGAACAAGTTTCTATTCAAAAGGATATCGTACTTCGTAGTGTTAAA TCACAAATCGCCAATCGGGGAGAATTGTTGGTATCTTTGTGTTGGCAACCAGCAACTAGAAGAGTAACAGTAGTTGTGTTGAAGGCTAGAAATTTACCTAAAATGGACTTGACTGGATTGgctg atccaTTTGTGAAGATAAATTTCTTAGTTGACGGAACACGCATATCAAAGAAACGGACTCACATGAAGAAACGTACATTGAATCCGGTTTATAACGAATCATTTGTGTTTGATTTGCCTTCAACCGTTGTTGATTTACATAATGTGTGTATTGAGTTTTGTGTTTTCGATCACGACAGAGTCACTAAAAACGAa ataATCGGGCGAGTTTTAATGGGACACCCGGATAATCCATCCGTTACTGCTGAACGTCACTGGAAAGAAGTAATGAATGCACCACGGAGGCAAATAGCTGATTGGCACAAATTAGTTGTCTGA
- the LOC113556548 gene encoding synaptotagmin-4-like isoform X1 → MPATGFVSQDPVAEKTEHSDLFANYGTTEILYTGGCAAIVFGILIVACHICAKKKLLWFKNKSKLPTAASEPHLAFYHRKPTTAVKAVKNPAGSHYLKKSPSPTGSKTPVGDGSISPTGSEKTSRHSPTISPTCEQKTVQPPTHTLSVVHENEIDNKLSSKNNQQQTETGPNDTPGKMGVLFFKLRYKKDKKVLLVNINKCMDLTPKEKNSGTSDPYVKLQLLPDKEHKVKTRVLRKTRNPVYDEDFTFFGIQTNKLQSMTLHFAILSFDRYSRDSLIGEVFFTLNEKDVLESIEKEQVSIQKDIVLRSVKQSQIANRGELLVSLCWQPATRRVTVVVLKARNLPKMDLTGLADPFVKINFLVDGTRISKKRTHMKKRTLNPVYNESFVFDLPSTVVDLHNVCIEFCVFDHDRVTKNEIIGRVLMGHPDNPSVTAERHWKEVMNAPRRQIADWHKLVV, encoded by the exons ATGCCTGCCACGGGATTCGTGAGTCAAGACCCTGTGGCCGAGAAAACCGAACACAGTGATCTGTTCGCAA ATTATGGAACGACTGAAATTTTGTATACTGGAGGATGTGCAGCTATAGTATTCGGAATTTTGATTGTCGCATGCCATATTTGCGCTAAGAAAAAACTGTTatggtttaaaaacaaaagtaaacTACCGACTGCAGCTTCAGAACCACATTTAGCGTTTTATCATCGAAAGCCGACCACAGCCGTAAAGGCTGTTAAAAACCCAGCTGGATcacattatttgaaaaaaagccCAAGTCCTACAGGCAGCAAAACAcctgtt ggCGATGGAAGTATAAGCCCTACTGGATCAGAGAAAACGTCTAGACATTCACCAACTATAAGTCCGACTTGCGAACAAAAAACTGTGCAGCCACCTACACATACGTTGTc cgtTGTACATGAGAATGAAATAGATAATAAGTTATCATCGAAAAATAATCAGCAACAAACAGAAACTGGCCCAAATGATACACCTGGTAAAATGGGAGTACTTTTCTTCAAACTTCG gtataaaaaagacaaaaaaGTTCTTTTGGTCAATATAAACAAATGCATGGACTTAACACCTAAAGAGAAAAATTCCGGCACTAGTGATCCTTATGTAAAACTGCAATTATTGCCTGATAAGGAACATAAAGTTAAGACACGAGTATTGAGGAAAACAAGGAATCCAGTGTATGACGAAGACTTTACATTCTTTGGAATTCAAACTAATAAACTTCAA TCTATGACATTGCATTTCGCCATACTGAGTTTTGATCGTTACTCCAGAGACAGCTTGATTGGTGAAGTTTTCTTTACCTTGAATGAAAAAGATGTATTAGAATCAATTGAAAAAGAACAAGTTTCTATTCAAAAGGATATCGTACTTCGTAGTGTTAAA caGTCACAAATCGCCAATCGGGGAGAATTGTTGGTATCTTTGTGTTGGCAACCAGCAACTAGAAGAGTAACAGTAGTTGTGTTGAAGGCTAGAAATTTACCTAAAATGGACTTGACTGGATTGgctg atccaTTTGTGAAGATAAATTTCTTAGTTGACGGAACACGCATATCAAAGAAACGGACTCACATGAAGAAACGTACATTGAATCCGGTTTATAACGAATCATTTGTGTTTGATTTGCCTTCAACCGTTGTTGATTTACATAATGTGTGTATTGAGTTTTGTGTTTTCGATCACGACAGAGTCACTAAAAACGAa ataATCGGGCGAGTTTTAATGGGACACCCGGATAATCCATCCGTTACTGCTGAACGTCACTGGAAAGAAGTAATGAATGCACCACGGAGGCAAATAGCTGATTGGCACAAATTAGTTGTCTGA